From a single Plutella xylostella chromosome 5, ilPluXylo3.1, whole genome shotgun sequence genomic region:
- the LOC105394152 gene encoding syntaxin-7, which yields MDYFTSYQGAVARTAAGDNNFQRLAQNIASNIQKISQNVSSISKMVNQLHTPQDCQELRNQLRQIQNYTQTLAKDTSSMIIELMKLNVTDQTNKLRRDRLSDEYMATLNAFQATQRAAAQKTKEDVKKAKAQNINIGDPFAMNKQLIDTETIRKQEQIAMTERELRDLEQKERDVRQLESDIMDVNQIFKELGAVIHDQGAVVDSIEASVENTAFNVEAGVQDLRQAVNTKNKIRRKKVYMVIVAIIVICIIAVIICNR from the coding sequence ATGGACTACTTCACTTCATATCAAGGAGCCGTCGCCAGAACGGCGGCGGGCGACAACAACTTCCAGCGACTGGCGCAGAACATCGCCAGCAACATACAGAAGATATCACAAAACGTATCCTCCATATCCAAGATGGTGAACCAGCTTCACACTCCGCAGGACTGCCAAGAACTGAGGAATCAGCTGCGGCAGATACAGAACTACACTCAGACCCTGGCTAAAGACACTTCATCCATGATCATCGAACTCATGAAGTTAAATGTAACAGACCAAACGAACAAACTCAGAAGAGATCGGCTCAGTGACGAGTACATGGCGACACTGAATGCCTTCCAAGCCACCCAGCGCGCGGCTGCACAGAAGACGAAAGAAGATGTCAAGAAAGCTAAAGcccaaaacataaacattggTGACCCATTTGCCATGAACAAACAACTGATAGACACCGAGACTATCCGTAAACAGGAGCAAATTGCGATGACTGAAAGAGAATTACGTGATCTTGAGCAGAAAGAGAGAGATGTCAGACAACTGGAAAGTGATATAATGGATGTTAATCAGATATTTAAGGAGCTTGGAGCTGTGATACACGACCAGGGGGCGGTTGTGGACTCTATAGAGGCTAGTGTTGAAAATACTGCTTTCAATGTAGAGGCTGGAGTACAAGACTTGAGACAGGCAGTgaatacgaaaaataaaataaggagGAAGAAAGTTTATATGGTAATAGTAGCTATAATCGTTATATGCATTATTGCAGTTATTATATGTAACCGTTAA
- the LOC119692401 gene encoding mid1-interacting protein 1A — protein sequence MAFNTDISSTLESSRNSLRRIARHDDTEFSKQSILNDMEKFVKTVTSMDETVLVPSRLMDLPQEGDDDPFSLYAMLNDLKTELLWSTGEEERVERGRRVSDVSDTESEVSSAAGDSGIEGEDERESAARAAAACRRHLRGLRRSLQQLTAAAATLTRHYQAEVGAPV from the exons ATGGCGTTCAACACAGATATTTCATCCACACTGGAGAGCAGCAG AAACAGCCTGCGAAGGATCGCGCGGCACGACGACACGGAGTTCTCGAAGCAGAGCATCCTCAACGACATGGAGAAGTTCGTGAAGACCGTGACGTCCATGGACGAGACCGTGCTGGTGCCGAGCCGCCTCATGGACCTGCCGCAGGAGGGCGACGACGACCCCTTCAGCCTCTACGCCATGCTCAACGACCTGAAGACCGAGCTGCTGTGGTCCACCGGGGAGGAGGAGCGAGTGGAGCGGGGCAGGAGGGTGTCCGATGTCAGTGATACGGAGAGCGAGGTGTCAAGCGCGGCGGGAGACTCCGGCATTGAAGGAGAAGACGAGCGTGAGTCagcagcgcgcgccgccgccgcgtgccgCCGCCACCTGCGCGGGCTGCGCCGCTCGCTGCAGCAgctcaccgccgccgccgccacgctcACGCGGCACTACCAGGCCGAGGTGGGCGCGCCCGTCTAG